The genomic interval CACGAGGCCCTCTCCACCCCGCGCCGTGGCATCAAACGGCTCGTCTTCCAGGCCAAGCTACCCCCTCTGGGATACCGCGTCTACCGATTCATGCCGAACGCCCCGCGAGCCGCCATCGACGAGGAGGACGTGTGGGCGACGACGACCACGTTGGAGAACGATCGTCTGATCCTCCGTCTGGACCCCGACACGGGGAACATCATCTCCTGCGTGGATAAGGATAGCGGGTTAGAGCTGGTGGGCCCGGATGGGTGGAATGTGCCCCAGGTGCTGAAGGACACCAGCGATACCTGGTCCCACGGCGTGCGGCGCTTCGACCAGGTGATCGGCACCTTCGGAAACGCTCGGATCACCGTCTGCGACAACGGCCCCCTCCAGGCCTCGATCCTGGTGGAGCGCCATCACGAGGAGAACGTCTGGCTACAACAGATCATCCTGCGCCGGGGGGAGGCCGAGATCCTGGTGCGGAACTGGCTGACCTGGCAGGGACACTGGACCATGCTGAAGCTGGCCTTCGACGTGCCCACCGATGCCCCCCAGGCCGCCCACGACATCCCCTTCGGCTGGTGCTGCCGCCCCTGCGACGGCAGCGAGGTCCCCACCCAGATGTGGATGGACGTCAGCGGCCCGGCCCGGGATCAGCCTGACCAGGTGATCGGGCTGGCGGTGCTCGACGACGGCAAATATGGCTGCGATGTGCGGGGCAGCGTGATGCGGCTGACGATCCTGCGCAGCCCGCCCTACGCCTACCACATCCCCCACCCCATCGGCACCAAGCATCGCTACGACTGGATCGATCAGGGCCAGCAGGAATTCACCCTGGTGCTCCGGCCCCATGTGGGCGATTGGCGAGATGCAGGGGTTGTCCACCGCGCTCGGGAACTCAACCTTCCCCTCGTGCCGATCACCATGCACTGTCATGAGGGGGAGTTGCCGCCCGTGGCCTCGCTGATGGAGATCACATCACCGGAGATGGAACTCACGGCGTTGAAGCCGGCTGAGGACGGCGATGGATACATCGTTCGCGTCGTCGATCGTCACGGCCGCGGGGGTAAAGGGGAGCTACGGTGGCGGGAGGAGCGATTCCCGCTGAGCCTCGCCCCCTTCGAGGTGGTGACGCTGCGATTGGCCCATCGCGAGAGCCGCTGGCAAGCCATTCCCTGCGACATGATCGAGCAGCCGTTGAAGGGATTATCCCAGGTTAGAGAGCCCATTATCGACGTTCCTGATAAGCCTTGATCTTCTCGTATAGGGTCGTTACCGTTTCATCGCGAAAGTGCTCGTCTCGCCAACGCAGGTAATCACCATGTCCTACTTGCCAATTGGCCCAGAAACGAGCGACCTTAGACGGACTCAGATGCTGCAACAACACCTGATATGCTTCCCGTAACACCTCGCCTTCGGCGAGAACCTTAATGTCCATTATCCCTCTCCCATCACATTTCTAGCTAGATTTTGATGATAACCTGCGTTTTCCAAATACGCAACTGTTTTGATTGTAAGGAGGCATCATGTCCGATCGCCCCAACATCCTCATCTTCATGACCGACCAAGAGCAGGGGGCCGTGGTCGAGCCCGGCCATCCCTGTATGACCCCCAACGCGGATCGGCTGGCGCGTGAGGGCATCCTCTTTCGCCAGACGTATGCCCCCTACGCGCACTGCTGCCCCTCCCGCGCCACCTTCATGACCGGCCTCTACCCCAGCCGCCACGGCGTCTATAACAACGTGTGCACGCCCACGGCCATCCACTTCGGGCTGAACCCGGGCGTGGTCACCTTCTCCGAGTTGCTGCGTCAGTCCGGCTACCGCCTGGTCTACAGCGGGAAGTGGCACGTCAGCAACGAGGAAGGCCCCGCCGATCGCGGTTGGGACGAGCTGATCGTGACGGCGGGAAAGGGCTGCGCCTATCAGCACCACCGCAGGCCAGAGGAATGGCGCAGACGGGCGCAGGAGCCCGAAGAGATCGGCCCCCGCCGTCGCGGCCAGATCCTGCGCCCCGGCTGGGGCCACTACCAGCTCTACGGCGCCATCCCCGACGGCGGCCCCAAAGGCTACGAAGGATTGCAGGATTACGCCGTGGTCAAGGCCGCGGTGGACGCGCTGCCGGAGCTCGCACAAGGGGATGATCCCTGGGTGCTCTTCGTCGGCCCCGTCGGCCCTCATGATCCCTTCATCGTGCCCGAACGTTTCGCCCGCATGTACGATCCCGAGGATATCCCCCTCCCGCCGAGTTATCATGATACGCTGGAGGATAAGCCGCGAGTGTACCAGCGTATGCGCCGTCAGTACTGGAGCCAACTCACCGAGGACGAGGTGCGGGAATCCATCGCCCATTACTGGGCCTACTGCACTATGATGGATGCCCTCCTGGGCGAGGTGCTGGACGCGCTGGAGGCGACGGGCCAGGCCGAGGACACGCTGGTCATCTTTCTCTCCGACCACGGCGACTACTGCGGCGCCCACGGCCTCTACATGAAGGGCGTGCCCGCGTTCCGCGAGGCGTATCACGTCCCCTGCGTCATGCGCTGGCCCAAAGGCATCCGCAACCCCGGCCGTGAGATCGATGCCTTCGTCACGCTGGCTGACTTCGCGCCCACCTTCCTGGAGCTGGCTGGCGTCCCCGTGCCGGAGGGGCTCACCGGCCGCAGCCTCGTCCCCTTCCTGCAGGGCGAGGCGCTCGACGACTGGCCGGATACCTTCTATACACAGTTCAACGGGGTGGAGCTGTACTACACCCAGCGCGTCGTCATGACGCGGAAGTTCAAGTACGTCTACAACGGCTTCGACTTCGACGAGCTGTACGATTTGCGCAACGATCCGCATGAGATGGTCAACGTCGCCGGCCGTCCGGAATACCAGGGGATCAAGCGGGAGCTGGTGCGGCGGATGTGGCGCTTCGCGGCCGATCAAGGGGACGAACTGATCTTCAACCCATACGGCACCGTAGCCCTGGCCCCCTGGGGCCCCATGGAGGGATTGCGATGAACTTCATCTTCTTCATGCCCGATGAACTGCGCGCGGAGAGCGTCGGGTGTTATGGGCATCCGAACGCCGTCACGCCCAACATGGACGCGCTGGCGGCGGAGGGCGTGCGCTTCGACCAATGCCACGTGCAGCATCCCGTCTGCTCACCCTCCCGCTGCAGCCTGATGACCGGCTGGTATCCCCACGTGCGCGGCCACCGCACGCTCTGGCACCTGCTCCGGCCGGACGAGCCCAACCTGTTGCGCTATCTACGCCAGGCTGGCTACGACGTGATCTGGTTCGGGAGGAACGACCTGCTAGCCACCGAGACCTTTGCCGACTGCGTGACCACGGCTACCTCGCACGGAGGGCGGCCGTGGGACTTCCCCGCCTTCCCGCCTGACGACCCGCTCTTCTACAGCTTCCTCACCACCCCATGCACCAAGCCACTGGAGGAGCACACCGATTACGCGAACGTGCAGGCGGCCATCCGCTTCCTGCGCAGCAAGCCCCAACGGCCGTTTCTGCTCTACTTGCCACTGGTGTTCCCTCACCCGCCTTACGGCGCGCCGGAGCCGTGGCACCATCAGATCGATCCGGAGTCGCTGCCGCCGCTACGCCCGGCCGGGCTTCCCAACAAGCCGGATTACTTCGAGCTCATCCGGCGCAGCCGACGACTGGATCAGCTCACCGAGGCCGACTTCCGACGCATCAACGCCATCTACCTGGGAATGACCAGCTTCATCGATCATCTGTTAGGGCAACTGCTGGATGCCCTGGCGGATAGCGGGCTAGAGGATGAGACTACCGTCTTCGTGTTCTCCGACCACGGCGATTACGCGGGCGACTACGGATTGGTGGAGAAGTGGCCCAGCGCCATGGAGGACGTCATCACCCGGGTGCCGCTCATCATGCGCACGCCCGGCGGCGCGGCCGGACACATCGTTCCCGAGCCGGTAGAGCTATTCGACATCATGGCGACGGTCATGGAGCTGGCCGACATCGAGCCGCGACACACCCATTTCGCCCGCAGCCTCGTCCCGCAGCTTCAAGGCGCGCCGGGCGATCCTGACCGGGCCGTCTTCTGCGAGGGGGGCTACGCACGCCACGAGCCCCATTGCTTCGAGGGATGGCCACATCGCGATGTCTTCGCTCGTGACGAAAGGCATATCTACTACCCCAAGGGCAAGGTACAACAGGACCACCCGGACAGCGTCGGACGCACGGTGATGATGCGGACGCGCACGCACAAGCTGGTCTATCGCCCCACAGGCGTCTGCGAGCTGTACGATCTGCGGGAGGATCCACTGGAGCTACACAATCGTTATGAGGAGTCCGAGTACGCGAACATCCGGGCGGAGATGGAGTCGCAGATGCTAGCCTGGCTGGTGCAGACCAGCGACGTCACCCCATTCGACGAGGACCCACGGGGACTGCCCACCGGAGCGTAGGCCGTTGGAAACCCGGCTTCCTCGAGGAAGCCGGGCTTTTGTGCTTTTGGCGGTTTGCACAAGGGAGCGTACAATATTCTCATGAGCCCGAGATCGGCATTCCGTGGATTCCCACGGCGCACGTATACCTGGCGGCGGTTCTGGGATGATGTCCGCTACCTGCTGAGCCATCGCGCGGACATCCGGGCCGCGTTCCATGACGAGCGCATCAGTCGCGCCTTCATCGAGCGGATCATGCTGGCCGTCACCGGCGTGAACGGCTGCCGCTACTGCACATACTATCACTCCCGGCTGGCGCTGGAGCAGAACATCCCCCCAGAGGAGATCCAAGCGCTGCTGGCCGGGGATCTAGGAGCCATCCCCGCCGAGGAGGTCATCGCGCTGATCTACGCCCAACACTACGCTGAGACCGAGGGGCGCCCATCCCCAGAGGCGGAGCGACGCCTGGAGGAGACCTACGGCCCCGAGGTCAGTCAGCATATCCGCATCCTGATCCGCATGATCACCGTGGGTAACCTCTCCGGAAACACCTTGGATGCCTTCCTGTGGGCCCTGGGATTCCGTCCCGGCCCGCTTGAGGCACCCCGACTTCTCCGATCAGCTGGTAATACGATCGCCCGGCGGACGAAGTGGTTCCGGTACAAGGCACGGCAGATCGCCTCCGCGATCTCCGATTACTGGAAATTCTATATCCGCTCCACGCTCACCGAGCAGCGGAAGCGGTATACGGTTGCACAAGCGGTGGTCCTGCAAGATGGACAGGTTCTGCTGGTCAAGCGCACGGATCCCAGGGTGTGGGAACTGCCCGGAGGCGGGATCGAAAAGGGGGAGACGCCGGCCGAGGCGGTCATACGGGAGGTCTCTGAGGAGACGGGCATTCGGGTGAGGGTCGAGCGCGAGTTGGGCACATATCAGCGGTTGGGATTCCGCCCCCATGACAGCATCGTCTTCGTGTGCACGCCCATCGGCGGCACCGCGATCCCCGGCGAGGAGACGGTGGCCGTCCAATTCTTTCCTACAGACCGGCTCCCCTGGGGGCTGCTCCCCTGGTATCGAACGGTGATCCGGGACGCCATCCAGCCATCCGGCCCCCCGCAAATCCGCCGCCAGTGGCTAGGGGTGGGAACCCTCCTCATCAGCCTCCTTATCGTCCTGGGCGAACGCCTGCACCTGCTGGAGTGATGCGGCACGGCGCGCCCGGGATCCGATCACCCTCCCACGGTCCCGTCCGGCAGCGTGGCCCCTTGCAGGTTCGCACCCTCCAGGTCGGCATGCTCCCAATCGGCACCCCGGAGGTTGGCCCCGCGCAGATCAGCCTGGCGGAGGTTCGCATACCGCAGATTCGCCCCGGCGAGATTGGCCCCCTCCAGCCGGGCCCCCTCCAGGTTCGCATCGCGCAGCAGGGCCCCCTCCAGATTCGCCCCGCTCAGATCCACACCGGCCAAGTCAGCCCAACTCAAGTTCGCCTGTCGAAGGTCCCGGCCAACTCCCCCGCCGTTAGCAAGCTCCCAGACCAGCCGCCACTTGTCCGAGATGCGCGTGGACTCGTCCAGAACGGCCTGACGCAGGTCCGCGCTGCGTAACTCCGTGCCGGTCAGATTGGTCCCACGTAGATCCGCGCCGCGCAGGCTGGCCTGATGCAAACTAGCTCCGCTCAGATCCGCCCCGCGCAGATCCGCGCCGCTCAGATCCGCCCCACGCAGATCGGCCTCGACGAGGATAGCCCCGCGCAGATCGGCGTTCCGCAAATTCGCCCGCCGCAGGTACGCCTGCCGCAGATACGCATCGCTGAGATCCGCCCCCTCTAGATCCCGCTCCGCCCGCACCTGGTTGACGATCCGCCACACCAGGTGCCATCTCTCGTCCATGCGCGTCGCGTCGTCCAGGATCGCCCCCTGCAAAATGGCGCCTCGCAGATCGGCATTGGTCAGGTCGGCGCCCCGCAGATCGGCGTCCCGAAGATCAGCCCGGCGGAGGTCCGCACCGCGCAGGCTCACGCCGCGCAGGCCAGCCCCTCGCAGATCCGCACCGGACAGATCCCGCCCCTCTCCCCCCTGGTTGACCAGCTCCCAGACCAGGCGCCACCGGGGATCGATCTTCGTGTTCTCATCCAGGACAACGCCGCGCAGGTTCACCCGGGTCAGCTCGGTGTACTCCAGGTTGGCTCCACGCAAGTCGGCATCGGACAGATCGGCCTCAAGGAGCCGGGCCCCGCTCAAATCCGCCTCACGCAAATCCGCGCCGCTCAGATCCGCCCGATGCAACAGGGCACCGCGCAGATAAGCCCTCCGCAAATCCGCCTTCCGCAGGCGGGCGCCCTTGAGCTCGGCGAAGAAGAGGTTGGCCCCCTGCAGATTCGCCCCCTCCAAATCAGCCCCGGACATGTGCGCCATCCGCAGGTCGGCCTCCTGGAAGTCGGCACCCCGCAGATCGGCCTCCTGTAGATCGGCCTCCTTGCAGTCCGGCGGACACGAGGCCAGCGCCTCGCGCAGCGCCAGTCCCAACACGACCACCGCCACGATGAGAACCAACGGGACCACCAACAGGAAGATAAGTCGCAGGAAATCGCGCATGTAGAAGCACCCAAATACGACGTGAGATCGAGATTTTGTGAGCAAAATCTGCTGCCATTATGCCCGAACCACACCCGGGAGACAAATGGAGAGGTGATGGGATACAGGGCTTTCTCAAAGTCAGTGATGGAAATCGGGGTGGTAGGAACACCCCGCGTGTCGCCCGACGCAAGACATTCCCCTGATCATCGACCGCGGGAAAACGGCCCTCATCCCCCAAACCCCCTTCTCCCGGGCCCGGGAGAAGGGGGCTCAACGGCGGGTGGGGTACGTCTGGCCACGTTGTGTGCCGGGGGAAACCGAGAAGACGCGTATACAGACACGACACCTTGCCTCGTCCCTGCAGGCGCCATGTATGCCAATATGGACGTCGAACTTTGAAAAGGCCCTATGGTGGGATACACGTGGAGATACAAGTAGGAGATTCGGAGGGATGCGCCTTCGCGAGCATGCGGGGCAGGAAGTAAAGCTCCACTTCCGATCTGCCGAGCCCCAGATCGCCGATCTCGGCCCTCTCCGCAGGGGGCGGGCCGAGGCCGAACGGGTCAGAGACAAACGAAAGGCTTCCTCCGAAGGGGCGTTAACGCTCTTGAAGGAACATGGGCAGGAAGCTGGATTGGAGCGGATACAACACCAGGGCGAAGTCGGAGAATTGATCGCTCTGCGCGATGAGCTGATGCGCTTCCGGGTCGACCCAGCCGCCCGGCTGGGGCAGCAGGCGCTGCCACCCCTCTTCCCACCGATAGGCCAAGTTCAAATCACGCTCCTCCTGGCCCATAGCGGCGATCTCCTGCGGATCGTAGGAGACCACGATCCGATAAGGCACGGAGGCGGAGGGGATCGGGTCCCCATCGATCGTGCGCATGTCCAGCCGGAAACTGACCCCCGCGAACTGACCCGCCTCCTGCACGCCCGGATCGGGGGTGACGACCACATACTCCAGGAGGGCCGATTCGTTGACGGCCGCCGGCGGAACAACCACCTCGACCTGCTGGTCCGGGGAGACGAGGGATCCCCCCTGCTCCGAAATGAGGGTGGCCACCGAGTACGGGGTCGGCGTAGGAGTGGCCGTCGGCGTGGGCGTAGGCGTGGGCGTGTGGGTAGGTGTAGGTGTGTCGGTCGGCACGGGCGTGGGCGTCTCGGTCGGCGTAGGTGTGGGCGTCGGCGTATCGGTCGGGATGGGAGTTGGCGTCCAGGTCGGTGTGGGTGTGGGCGTATCCGTGGGAACCGGCGTCGGCGTGTCGGTGGCGGTCGGCGTCGGCGTGGGGGTCGACCCATCCTGCGGATAAATGCTACAGATGCCGGCGATATCATCCGGATGCAATGAGCGCTTCTTCGTCTCCCCATACGACGCGTACGCGTACATCGTCTTCTCGGTATCGCCGGATCCGTAGAGATCCGCTAGCACCAACGTATGCCCGATCTCATGCGTGGCCACATTCTGAACATCCACCCGATCCGGCTCGCCCCCGGTCCCCCAAAGCCAATCATCCTCAAACACGATGTCGAACTCGACCAGCTGGCCCGTCTCCGCGTAGAACCAGAAGTAGGTGGTCGCCAGCGATCCCTGCGTGTGCCCCCAGGAGACCACGTTGACGCCGTCAAAGGCCGCTCCGGAAAGGGAGGTCCTGCCGCGATACTGATAGCTCATATAGGAGCACGACACGTTCTGCCAGGTGTCGAAGGACGTGCGCACGGCCGCCTCTTCATCGGTGACATCCGGCGTGTTCGGATTGATGTAGTACGGGACCGGCAACTGCGCATCCGACCAGCGATAGCCCGCGTAGCTATAGGAGGGCGCCAGGAGCTCGCTCACCCGCCCGCCATCGATCTGCTCGACCCCTCGCTCGCCGCCCACGACCCCATACGCCCCATCAGCCTCCCGTTGGAGATGCAGACGAACGCGCTGGCCCGCCACAAGGCGAACGCCGTGGCTGAGCCGCAAGGCGATGTCGCCCACCTGTCCCCCCTCGTAGATCACGGAGATGGCCGGCCCGTCCACGCGGCCCTGCACCACCTCCTCCACGGCGACGGTGGCGCGGCTGAGGATCAATGTATGCTCTTCATTCCAGAAGCTCGTGACCTCCGTGACCCGCCCCTCCACAATGGCGTCTGCGAAGGGAAGTGACGCCTCCGGCAACGCCCCCTCCGCCCCCGCCGGGATTCGACCGTAGACGGGATGCGCGGATAGCAGCACGAAGAGGGCCAGGATAATGGCGAGAGATCGTCGCATACTTCAATAACCCTGTGATCTGGGATAATCCACCTGGGCGACTGGCAAAAGGGACGCCGAAATCCGGGAAACCCAGGCGATCCGCTCAGTCCACCCGCAAGGAGCACATCGCTCCCCACACCACCAGTCTACGTGATGCAACCAGCGATCGGCAATGGCGACGGCGTACCAGAGAAAGCCGCCCAGACGCGAACCGTGGGCTCCAGTGGGAGAAAACTCGGAGCACACGATGACGGACCGGAGGGGCAAGCGCCCTTCCCTTACCGCCCGGTGATCGTCACAAGGGCAAACGGGCGATACCATTACAAAGATACGTGGTTTTGTGGAAAGAGGCAAGTCTGCACGGGGCCGTCCGGGGATAAGATCCCGTAAGGGCGTGGATGGACGGCCGATCGCA from Chloroflexota bacterium carries:
- a CDS encoding sulfatase-like hydrolase/transferase, whose product is MSDRPNILIFMTDQEQGAVVEPGHPCMTPNADRLAREGILFRQTYAPYAHCCPSRATFMTGLYPSRHGVYNNVCTPTAIHFGLNPGVVTFSELLRQSGYRLVYSGKWHVSNEEGPADRGWDELIVTAGKGCAYQHHRRPEEWRRRAQEPEEIGPRRRGQILRPGWGHYQLYGAIPDGGPKGYEGLQDYAVVKAAVDALPELAQGDDPWVLFVGPVGPHDPFIVPERFARMYDPEDIPLPPSYHDTLEDKPRVYQRMRRQYWSQLTEDEVRESIAHYWAYCTMMDALLGEVLDALEATGQAEDTLVIFLSDHGDYCGAHGLYMKGVPAFREAYHVPCVMRWPKGIRNPGREIDAFVTLADFAPTFLELAGVPVPEGLTGRSLVPFLQGEALDDWPDTFYTQFNGVELYYTQRVVMTRKFKYVYNGFDFDELYDLRNDPHEMVNVAGRPEYQGIKRELVRRMWRFAADQGDELIFNPYGTVALAPWGPMEGLR
- a CDS encoding sulfatase-like hydrolase/transferase, which translates into the protein MNFIFFMPDELRAESVGCYGHPNAVTPNMDALAAEGVRFDQCHVQHPVCSPSRCSLMTGWYPHVRGHRTLWHLLRPDEPNLLRYLRQAGYDVIWFGRNDLLATETFADCVTTATSHGGRPWDFPAFPPDDPLFYSFLTTPCTKPLEEHTDYANVQAAIRFLRSKPQRPFLLYLPLVFPHPPYGAPEPWHHQIDPESLPPLRPAGLPNKPDYFELIRRSRRLDQLTEADFRRINAIYLGMTSFIDHLLGQLLDALADSGLEDETTVFVFSDHGDYAGDYGLVEKWPSAMEDVITRVPLIMRTPGGAAGHIVPEPVELFDIMATVMELADIEPRHTHFARSLVPQLQGAPGDPDRAVFCEGGYARHEPHCFEGWPHRDVFARDERHIYYPKGKVQQDHPDSVGRTVMMRTRTHKLVYRPTGVCELYDLREDPLELHNRYEESEYANIRAEMESQMLAWLVQTSDVTPFDEDPRGLPTGA
- a CDS encoding NUDIX domain-containing protein; its protein translation is MSPRSAFRGFPRRTYTWRRFWDDVRYLLSHRADIRAAFHDERISRAFIERIMLAVTGVNGCRYCTYYHSRLALEQNIPPEEIQALLAGDLGAIPAEEVIALIYAQHYAETEGRPSPEAERRLEETYGPEVSQHIRILIRMITVGNLSGNTLDAFLWALGFRPGPLEAPRLLRSAGNTIARRTKWFRYKARQIASAISDYWKFYIRSTLTEQRKRYTVAQAVVLQDGQVLLVKRTDPRVWELPGGGIEKGETPAEAVIREVSEETGIRVRVERELGTYQRLGFRPHDSIVFVCTPIGGTAIPGEETVAVQFFPTDRLPWGLLPWYRTVIRDAIQPSGPPQIRRQWLGVGTLLISLLIVLGERLHLLE
- a CDS encoding pentapeptide repeat-containing protein; translation: MRDFLRLIFLLVVPLVLIVAVVVLGLALREALASCPPDCKEADLQEADLRGADFQEADLRMAHMSGADLEGANLQGANLFFAELKGARLRKADLRRAYLRGALLHRADLSGADLREADLSGARLLEADLSDADLRGANLEYTELTRVNLRGVVLDENTKIDPRWRLVWELVNQGGEGRDLSGADLRGAGLRGVSLRGADLRRADLRDADLRGADLTNADLRGAILQGAILDDATRMDERWHLVWRIVNQVRAERDLEGADLSDAYLRQAYLRRANLRNADLRGAILVEADLRGADLSGADLRGADLSGASLHQASLRGADLRGTNLTGTELRSADLRQAVLDESTRISDKWRLVWELANGGGVGRDLRQANLSWADLAGVDLSGANLEGALLRDANLEGARLEGANLAGANLRYANLRQADLRGANLRGADWEHADLEGANLQGATLPDGTVGG
- a CDS encoding matrixin family metalloprotease — its product is MRRSLAIILALFVLLSAHPVYGRIPAGAEGALPEASLPFADAIVEGRVTEVTSFWNEEHTLILSRATVAVEEVVQGRVDGPAISVIYEGGQVGDIALRLSHGVRLVAGQRVRLHLQREADGAYGVVGGERGVEQIDGGRVSELLAPSYSYAGYRWSDAQLPVPYYINPNTPDVTDEEAAVRTSFDTWQNVSCSYMSYQYRGRTSLSGAAFDGVNVVSWGHTQGSLATTYFWFYAETGQLVEFDIVFEDDWLWGTGGEPDRVDVQNVATHEIGHTLVLADLYGSGDTEKTMYAYASYGETKKRSLHPDDIAGICSIYPQDGSTPTPTPTATDTPTPVPTDTPTPTPTWTPTPIPTDTPTPTPTPTETPTPVPTDTPTPTHTPTPTPTPTATPTPTPYSVATLISEQGGSLVSPDQQVEVVVPPAAVNESALLEYVVVTPDPGVQEAGQFAGVSFRLDMRTIDGDPIPSASVPYRIVVSYDPQEIAAMGQEERDLNLAYRWEEGWQRLLPQPGGWVDPEAHQLIAQSDQFSDFALVLYPLQSSFLPMFLQER